The DNA sequence GCCAGAGGCTCTTGCCCCCTCCGTTGCTGTATACCCGAACCCGATTACGGGTGATTCGTTCGTGGTGACGGCCCGTCAGTTTGACACAGGAGAACGGCTCCGGCTCCGAGTCGTTTCCAGCTCGGGCGTTGAGCTTAGCACCCGGGAAGAACCGGCTTCGGCGCTCGGCAGCTACCGCATCAGTCTACCCCGGCAGGCAACGGGTCAGCTCTATCTCTATACCGAACGACTTAATCAGCCCGCAACGGCTGCGGGACCGGCCATATTATGCCAGAAGCTGGTTGTTGTCCACTAATTCTTCTGTTGACTAAACCGGAAAGGCCAGCGACAAACGTTTGTCGCTGGCCTTTCCGGTTGTCGTGCTTTACTCGTACCGCAGCGCTTCGATGGGATCTAGTTTAGAGGCTCGTATGGCGGGGTAGATACCGGCGAACAAGCCCACGGCCACGCACACAACGATACCCAGGGCCATCCAGGCCCAGGGCACCACGAAGCCGCCCTTTCCCTGGCTTACCAGCGTAGCAATCAAATTGCCGATACCCAGCCCGAGTACGATACCGCCTAGCCCTCCCAGGATACAGATGACAATGGCTTCGATCAAAAACTGCTCCCGGATTCGTTGGGGCGTTGCGCCCAGCGATTTCCGTATGCCAATTTCCCGGGTTCGCTCCGTTACCGACACCAGCATGATGTTGAGCAGCGCAATGGCAGCCCCCAGCAGCGTAATAAAGCCAATGCCGAAACCACCGATGCGCAGGTAGCCGGTAATATTTTCGGTTTCTTTGGCCAGATCGTCGGCCCGCTCAATGTCGAAGGAATCCGGTTGGCCGAGCGGATCGCGCCGGATCTGGCGCATAACGCCCCGGGCTTCTCCAATGGCTTCGTCCTGGTCGGACACGCTCGGTACCGAGGCCGTAATGGCGAAGGTTTGCCGTTGCGATCCGGCCAGCGCCCGGGCTTTATCGAGCGGAATCAAGATAACCCGATCGTCGCCCCCCCCCGAGAAACCGCCTTTTTTAGCCAGCACTCCAACAACCTTAAACTGATTGCCCGCCACCCGGATGACCTGATTGATGGGGTTAATTTTCTGTTCAAACAATGTTCCGGCCACTTCGCTGCCCAGCACGGCGACGTTAAGTCCGTAGTCAACGTCATTCTGCGTCAGGTTACGACCACTTTGAACGGTGTAACCTTTAACGGCAATGTACGTGGGGTCCCCGCCAATCAACTGAACATTCGGATTGGTTTTCTTCGACCCGAATTTAGCCTGAGCGGCCCCGGACGCTACGGTCGAAACCGATATGGTGGCTCCGTAGGGAAAACGCCGTTTGAACTGCACCGCATCGAAATAGTCGATGGGCTCGTCCTGTTTACGCACCCGGCCACCCCGCCGGAAGTTATCATCCCGCGCTACGATGCTGAACGTATTGGCGCCAAGTCCTTCGAAGCTGGTGTTAATCGAGTTCTGCAACCCATCGATGGCCGTCAGAATACCCACGAGCGAGGTAATACCGATGGCAATTATGAGCGAAGTCAGTATGGTACGCAGGCGATTACCGGCAATGGATCGTAGCCCTTCGCGTATGTTTTCGATGAGATTCATGGACGGGTGGCAACGACGATACGTGAGTGGATGAGGCCGGAACGAGGGAGGCTACCCGTGGCTGCCCGTTTCCGGCTGTTCTTCCCGTTCCGCCAATCTTTTGCACAATATTTGCGTATCTTTCGTTATGACAAAGCTACCATACGCATTACTAATCGAAAAGCCAATGAAACGGTTGCTGTTACCGCTTATCCTAATTCTGACACTGACGGGTCAGGTTTGGGCGTCTAAAATTCTGATTCCCATGGACGATGCCCAGAAGAATCACCTCAAAGCGTATGGAATTGCGTACTGGGTGCTGAAAACGCACGATACCGAGATCGACTGGTTGCTGAATTACCGGGGTGGCTCGTTTATGATGCCCCAAACGCAGGCATTCATCAAGGAAATGGTCATTCGCGGGGTTAGCTACGAAGTGATTTCCGACGCTCAGTCGGCGCAGATCCTGGCCGAAGTCGGAGCCGCCGATGCCAACATGGACGCCGTCAAGCTCCAGAAACCCCCCAAGGTAGCCGTGTACTCGCCCAAGACAAAACAGCCCTGGGACGATGCCGTTACGATGGTCATGACCTACGCCGAAATCCCCTACGACGTGGTGTTTGACGAAGAAGTGATGAACGGAAAACTACCCGAGTACGACTGGCTCCACCTGCATCACGAGGATTTTACGGGCCAGTATGGTAAATTCTTCCATTTTAAGGACCAGCCCTGGTATATTGCCCAAAAGCAGGAAGCCGAATCCATAACCCGCAAATTTGGCCTCAACAAAGTTCCCGAACTGAAGCGCGCCGTAGCGCAGCACATCCGCGACTTTGTACTCGGTGGGGGGTATCTGTTCGCCATGTGTAACGCTACCGATACGTTCGATATCGCGCTGGCAGCCCAGAATACCGATATTGTCGATACGTTCTACGACGGTGACCCCGCCGATCAGAATGCCAACAACAAGCTCGATTTTAGCCAGACCTTTGCGTTCCGCAACTTTCAGGTGTACACGAACCCGTATCTGATCGAGTTTTCGAACATCGATAATCAGCCCGAAGAGCGCGGTCTGGCCGAGCATAACGACTACTTTTCGCTGTTTCAGTTCTCGGCTAAATACGACCCCATCCCTACCATGCTGACGCAGAATCACCTGAACGTCATCAAGGGGTTTATGGGCCAGACAACAGCTTTCAAAAAGAACCTCATCAAGCCGGAGGTAGTTATCATGGCCGAGAACCGGGCGGCTGGTGAAGCCCGCTACATTCACTCGCCATACGGCCGGGGTTTCTTCACGTTCTATGGCGGACACGATCCCGAAGATTACCGGCATGAAATTGGCGAAGAACCCACCGACCTTAACCTGCATCCGAACTCAGCGGGCTACCGCCTGATTCTGAACAACATCCTGTTCCCGGCCGCCAAGAAGAAAAAACAGAAAACGTAAGCCTTCAGGGAACAGGGTAATGCTGTTGCCAGGCCTCACCGGCACCTGTTATAAAAGCATGCCAGATAATCAATCGGCTGCCCCCTTCCAGTGGATCGGGGCAGTTTTTTTGTGACTATTTTGGGGAGTCATTCATCAGGCAGGGACCACACGTTATGGCACTGACTACGGAGGCATCAGGTCGTATGCGTTGCCAATCATCCCACGCATCAACAGGCCATCAGGCAACCCAACGGCTGATTAATACGAGAACCACTCGGCCACCATGTCGGCGCGGCTCCTGCTCTCCAGATTGCGTTCCAGCGTGTCGGGCAGCTTAGGGAAGAAATCAATACCTGTTAACTGCTCGATCTGATCGACGGGCACCACGAATTGCTTCAAAGAGCTATTGCTGGGTTCGTTATCGAGCAGAAACCCGATCATGCGAATCTCGGGCTTGTTACAATACAGGATCACCTTGTAGAATTTGCCCGGTACGCTGACCTCGTTGGCACGTCCTATCGTTGGCAATCCCGGCTTCAACACCGATCCCGTTACTACGTATAACCCGTTATCGCGCACCGCCCACTGCCGCACCAGTTCTTCCAGTTCTTTCCAGATACCACGGTTGAACTGGGGTGCCTGCGGGCTGACATTGCTCATGTAAAACGATTCGCGGGTGAGCCGCTGCGAGAATTTAAAGTCACCCGCCGGCGCCAGGTGCCCCCGGTCGTAACCTGATCGCGTGTAGTCTGATGGCAGGGCCGTACCAGTCGGCACGAGTGGGTCGGGTTTAAATTGCTCCCCGTCGCGGTCAGCGTCGCCCGTGATCTCATTAGCCAGCAATGGGTAGGCTACCCAGTCGGCATTTTTATAGGCATCGCGGTAGCGCAGGACGTAGCCATCCCGGCGCACCAGTTCATCATCGGCCCGGTAGAGGGGCAGCGCAAAATCGACCTCTTTCTCAAAATCGAACCGCACCTTGCCGGGTGATTCCGACGAGGAGTTCCCATTCTTGTCGCTGGCCGAGCCCGTTCTGTCCGTTGCTTCATCGTCGGAGTCGGTAGCCGGCCCCCGTCGATCGTCGGTCGCTACGTCCTCATTGGGTTCGGGGGCCTTGTAGGGGTTGTCCGTTTTTGTGTCGGCCCGGGACCGGCCCAGGCCAACCAGTTCCCGAACGTCATTCCAGAAAGCCACAACGGGTTGCGTACGCCCACCGTAGTGGAGAAAGAGGCCAATCAGGAAAAAGACAAACAGCAGCACCAGCGTATTGCCCCGCAGCCGGAAGCCCCGCCGGTAGTATTTTTTCGTGGTAAATCGTGGAATGAAACGCATGGGAGCAAATCTACGAACGAAGTTCGGGCTTTGGCGCAGGAACCGACAGTTCAGCCCGTAGCCACGAACTCAAAAACCCTAAACCGGTGTTTCCCTACCATGTCTTCATTATCTATTGTTGTTATTGGCGGGGGAGCAGCCGGTTTCTTCGGGGCCATTACAGCCGCCGAAACGTTCCCGGATGCTACCGTTACGATTCTGGAAAAAACCCGCACGGTGCTCAACAAAGTCCGTATTTCGGGCGGTGGACGGTGCAACGTTACCCACGCCTGTTTCGACAACCGACAACTGGTCAGGCATTACCCACGGGGCGAAAAGCCACTGCGAACACTGCTGAATCAGTTCGACGCCACATCGACCGTCAGCTGGTTTGAAACGCGGGGCGTTGCGCTGAAGACCGAAGCCGACGGGCGCATGTTCCCGGCCACCAACACCTCCGAAACTATTGTCGACTGCCTCCTCTCCACCGCCCGGCGGCTCGGAATCGAGATCCGCACAAGCTGCGGGGTCAGTGCTCTGACGCAGCAGGCTACGGGCTGGACGCTGACCCTACTCGACGGCACTACCATCCAGGCCGACCGGGTACTGGTGGCCACAGGTGGTTATCCGCAGCTTCCCTCCTACGGCTGGATACCCGATCAGGCCGAGTCACTACTGTCGCCGGTACCGTCGCTGTTTACGTTCAACGTGCCCGACAGCCCGTTTCTGCCGCTGGCGGGCGTGTCGGTGCCCGACGCGG is a window from the Spirosoma rigui genome containing:
- a CDS encoding BaiN/RdsA family NAD(P)/FAD-dependent oxidoreductase, which translates into the protein MSSLSIVVIGGGAAGFFGAITAAETFPDATVTILEKTRTVLNKVRISGGGRCNVTHACFDNRQLVRHYPRGEKPLRTLLNQFDATSTVSWFETRGVALKTEADGRMFPATNTSETIVDCLLSTARRLGIEIRTSCGVSALTQQATGWTLTLLDGTTIQADRVLVATGGYPQLPSYGWIPDQAESLLSPVPSLFTFNVPDSPFLPLAGVSVPDAGVYVVNTKQEQRGPLLITHWGFSGPAILRLSAWAARDLANVDYRFTLRVNWTPSFNDNTLRAALQDFRQQNGRKQVSSQNPFGLPSRLWQMMVQEAGIVDDQRWADLPAKPLNRLADRLTNSQFQVMGKSTFKDEFVTCGGISLGGLQPHTLESKAQPGLFFAGEVLDVDGITGGFNFQSAWTTGYVAGLHIGQP
- a CDS encoding ABC transporter permease; this translates as MNLIENIREGLRSIAGNRLRTILTSLIIAIGITSLVGILTAIDGLQNSINTSFEGLGANTFSIVARDDNFRRGGRVRKQDEPIDYFDAVQFKRRFPYGATISVSTVASGAAQAKFGSKKTNPNVQLIGGDPTYIAVKGYTVQSGRNLTQNDVDYGLNVAVLGSEVAGTLFEQKINPINQVIRVAGNQFKVVGVLAKKGGFSGGGDDRVILIPLDKARALAGSQRQTFAITASVPSVSDQDEAIGEARGVMRQIRRDPLGQPDSFDIERADDLAKETENITGYLRIGGFGIGFITLLGAAIALLNIMLVSVTERTREIGIRKSLGATPQRIREQFLIEAIVICILGGLGGIVLGLGIGNLIATLVSQGKGGFVVPWAWMALGIVVCVAVGLFAGIYPAIRASKLDPIEALRYE
- a CDS encoding DNA/RNA non-specific endonuclease; this encodes MRFIPRFTTKKYYRRGFRLRGNTLVLLFVFFLIGLFLHYGGRTQPVVAFWNDVRELVGLGRSRADTKTDNPYKAPEPNEDVATDDRRGPATDSDDEATDRTGSASDKNGNSSSESPGKVRFDFEKEVDFALPLYRADDELVRRDGYVLRYRDAYKNADWVAYPLLANEITGDADRDGEQFKPDPLVPTGTALPSDYTRSGYDRGHLAPAGDFKFSQRLTRESFYMSNVSPQAPQFNRGIWKELEELVRQWAVRDNGLYVVTGSVLKPGLPTIGRANEVSVPGKFYKVILYCNKPEIRMIGFLLDNEPSNSSLKQFVVPVDQIEQLTGIDFFPKLPDTLERNLESRSRADMVAEWFSY
- a CDS encoding asparagine synthetase B, which codes for MKRLLLPLILILTLTGQVWASKILIPMDDAQKNHLKAYGIAYWVLKTHDTEIDWLLNYRGGSFMMPQTQAFIKEMVIRGVSYEVISDAQSAQILAEVGAADANMDAVKLQKPPKVAVYSPKTKQPWDDAVTMVMTYAEIPYDVVFDEEVMNGKLPEYDWLHLHHEDFTGQYGKFFHFKDQPWYIAQKQEAESITRKFGLNKVPELKRAVAQHIRDFVLGGGYLFAMCNATDTFDIALAAQNTDIVDTFYDGDPADQNANNKLDFSQTFAFRNFQVYTNPYLIEFSNIDNQPEERGLAEHNDYFSLFQFSAKYDPIPTMLTQNHLNVIKGFMGQTTAFKKNLIKPEVVIMAENRAAGEARYIHSPYGRGFFTFYGGHDPEDYRHEIGEEPTDLNLHPNSAGYRLILNNILFPAAKKKKQKT